The proteins below are encoded in one region of Drosophila santomea strain STO CAGO 1482 chromosome 2R, Prin_Dsan_1.1, whole genome shotgun sequence:
- the LOC120447240 gene encoding uncharacterized protein LOC120447240, which produces MGEEMSYVLLENDSCTINGMDQEQPDAICNDSKMEKFTKEESSPYTFLQNCNFVGLWMCVLYNFCMLLIVVSIFMYKRWN; this is translated from the exons ATGGG tGAGGAAATGTCTTATGTCTTATTGGAAAATGATAGTTGCACCATCAACGGGATGGACCAAGAACAACCTGATGCGATTTGCAATGATtccaaaatggaaaaatttaCTAAGGAAGAGTCAAGTCCATATACATTTTTGCAAAACTGTAACTTCGTTGGCTTATGGATGTGTgttctttataatttttgcaTGCTTTTAATAGTTGTGTCAATATTCATGTACAAACGCTGGAATTAA
- the LOC120447235 gene encoding uncharacterized protein LOC120447235, translated as MDFHLLMIALVLAPVFTAVHCQVACNARSGPVRQKRIVLSSPGTGALAELDTCQYRVAPWSGQVCQVRVDFERLELPQPQLNANSGVLECVDFLQIQRFRLCGRNSGQHLYLPIRQGQELKLLFRLATSLGRQSTWQITLTQLECPRDPARGLSTRQLEVQTPTVRPIMPFLGHFLPRTIFGGQSGIGSGAGPAAQLIHSLTSPSIADLEMLAPLGCDQYYRTTTGGIVSFNFAGGVYMPNMKYSICVKGAPDNEISYKISHFELSKANSEQPGPAYDTDCRSTVLTPLRVSDYVSVPDAYMVGRPELQATYYCGNGLADQELVARPPFVLRFASDSQSSGSETGFQLTYTVRRSQDSPVSTDL; from the exons ATGGATTTTCACCTGCTGATGATTGCACTCGTGCTTGCACCAGTTTTTACAGCTGTCCACTGCCAGGTGGCCTGCAATGCGAGGAGCGGCCCTGTCCGCCAGAAACGCATCGTTCTCAGCAGCCCGGGAACAGGTGCGCTGGCCGAGCTGGACACTTGCCAGTACCGCGTGGCGCCGTGGAGCGGCCAGGTGTGTCAGGTGCGCGTTGATTTCGAGCGCTTGGAGCTGCCGCAGCCGCAGCTGAATGCCAATTCCGGAGTGCTGGAGTGCGTCGATTTTCTGCAGATTCAGCGTTTCCGGCTGTGCGGTCGCAACAGTGGTCAGCACTTGTATTTACCGATTCGGCAGGGTCAGGAGCTGAAGCTTCTGTTCCGGCTGGCCACGTCCCTCGGCAGGCAGTCCACCTGGCAGATAACTCTCACCCAACTGGAGTGCCCCAGGGACCCCGCCAGAGGTTTAAGTACCAGGCAGCTGGAGGTGCAGACACCAACTGTGCGACCGATTATGCCCTTTTTGGGCCACTTCCTGCCGCGGACCATCTTCGGTGGACAATCTGGAATCGGCTCGGGTGCCGGTCCCGCTGCTCAGCTTATCCATTCGCTCACATCGCCTTCAATTGCGGATCTGGAGATGCTGGCTCCTCTGGGCTGTGATCAGTACTACAGGACCACCACTGGCGGTATAGTGAGCTTCAATTTTGCAGGCGGCGTCTATATGCCCAACATGAAATACTCAATTTGTGTCAAGGGAGCGCCAGACAACGAGATAAG CTACAAGATCTCACACTTTGAGCTCTCCAAGGCGAACTCCGAGCAGCCAGGACCTGCCTATGACACCGATTGCCGGAGTACAGTGCTGACCCCGTTGCGCGTATCCGACTACGTGAGCGTTCCGGATGCGTACATGGTCGGCCGGCCAGAGCTGCAGGCCACTTACTACTGTGGCAATGGATTGGCTGACCAGGAGCTAGTGGCCCGGCCGCCTTTTGTCCTGCGATTCGCCAGTGATTCGCAGTCCAGTGGATCTGAAACGGGCTTCCAACTGACCTACACGGTCCGCCGGTCACAGGATTCCCCAGTGTCCACAGATCTGTAA
- the LOC120447232 gene encoding solute carrier family 25 member 46: MECKYLGLDTDSEQIDKEIEKEQQACKLSPSWSPRNPLENIIDCREKSIVENINADQDAIAKIQYLSLEHDKLDKYLHNHEHDASLRKYLVVGVHWVSLLTEHVLSHPFLVLRWQCQVYNASKCYHLHPFTLLPCIVHLHRRQGLTTLWKGMGSCLLVRGMSCAIDDVISKLSSWPKELDSRTTLKRFGQHVLLKCVSIALVSPFHAVSLVKTVQSDIASEKTGLLDVLREGGARLFSWRSPQNTRMLPTWALIGPSVSIGITKYLFNLLIHGVSTRMMQRRIQENRYKKNCDIKLEHQNAETYAGLIATLTTEVVFFPLETILHRLELQGTRTIIDNLDTGYSVVPVLTDYRGVFDCYTVTVISEGAAGLYKGFGAMILQFVAQVAIIKLAKWTADQISAGILNRPTSRIVQPYNFDGLSCNKSSTTLSPSISSIDVDLTSLGKYSLDE; this comes from the coding sequence ATGGAATGCAAGTACCTAGGACTCGATACGGATAGTGAACAAATTGATaaggaaattgaaaaagaacaGCAAGCATGCAAGTTATCCCCATCTTGGAGCCCTAGAAATCCCTTGGAAAACATCATTGATTGCCGCGAGAAGTCAATTGTGGAAAACATAAATGCAGACCAAGATGCAATTGCCAAAATCCAATATCTTAGTTTAGAACATGACAAGTTGGATAAGTATTTACATAATCACGAGCACGATGCATCACTTCGCAAGTATTTGGTCGTTGGAGTTCATTGGGTTTCTCTGCTTACGGAACATGTGCTGAGCCATCCGTTTCTAGTATTGCGTTGGCAGTGTCAGGTTTATAATGCCTCCAAGTGTTACCACTTGCATCCTTTCACCCTGCTGCCCTGTATTGTCCATTTGCACAGACGCCAGGGACTAACGACACTATGGAAGGGAATGGGCAGTTGCCTGCTTGTGCGTGGAATGTCCTGCGCCATTGACGATGTAATATCGAAACTCAGCAGTTGGCCCAAGGAACTGGATAGTCGAACGACCTTAAAGCGATTTGGCCAGCATGTCCTTCTGAAATGTGTGAGCATCGCTCTGGTTTCACCCTTCCACGCCGTTTCCTTGGTGAAGACAGTGCAAAGCGATATTGCCAGCGAAAAAACAGGACTTCTTGATGTCCTTCGGGAAGGAGGGGCTCGCCTGTTCTCATGGAGGTCCCCACAAAATACTCGAATGCTACCCACTTGGGCATTAATCGGTCCTAGTGTTTCAATTGGCATTACAAAGTATCTTTTCAACTTGTTAATACATGGCGTTTCCACTCGAATGATGCAGAGGAGAATTCAAGAGAATCGGTATAAAAAGAACTGCGACATTAAGCTGGAACACCAAAATGCAGAAACTTATGCGGGACTTATAGCCACGCTTACCACTGAGGTCGTATTCTTCCCACTCGAAACCATTCTGCATCGTCTAGAATTGCAGGGTACGCGGACAATAATAGACAATCTTGATACTGGATATTCAGTTGTCCCGGTTTTGACAGACTATCGTGGAGTTTTCGATTGCTACACGGTAACAGTAATTTCAGAGGGAGCTGCTGGACTATACAAGGGCTTCGGTGCAATGATCCTGCAATTTGTGGCCCAAGTTGCTATAATTAAACTGGCCAAGTGGACAGCAGATCAAATATCTGCTGGTATATTGAATCGTCCAACATCCCGCATAGTACAGCCCTATAATTTCGATGGTCTTTCCTGCAACAAGAGCTCTACAACATTATCGCCAAGCATTTCCAGCATCGATGTAGATCTGACGAGCTTAGGAAAGTATTCACTAGATGAGTAA